The DNA sequence GAGGGTCACGGCCTCGTCCTCGGTGGCGAAGGGCTGGACGGTGAGGACGGGGCCGAAGATCTCCTCCTGGACGACGCGGGAGTCGTTGGACAGGCCGCTGATCACGGTCGGCCTGTAGTAGTAGCCGCCGCCCAGGTCGAGCCGCTCGCCGCCGACGACCACCCTGGCGCCCTCCTTGCGCGCCAGTTCGACGTACTCCTCGACCTTCTTCAGGTGCTTGTGTGCCGCCATCGGCCCGACCACGGTGCCGGGATCGCGAGGGTCGCCCACCGGCACCCGCGCGACGGCCTCGGCGAGGATGCCGACCAGGGTGTCGTGCACCGGGCGCTCGACCAGCAGCCGGGGGCCGGCCATGCAGAACTGGCCGGTGTTGAAGACGAACGCCTTGATGATCGCGCCGACCGATTTCTCCAGGTCGGCGTCGTCGAAGACGATGTGCGCGGCGTTTCCGCCCAGCTCCGTCACGACGGTCTTGAGCCCGTCACCGGCCACGCTCGCCACGTGCCGGCCGACGGCGGTGGAGCCGGTGAAGGCGACCTTGTCGATGCCGGGGTTGCGCAGCAGAGCCTCACCCGCCACCGGGCCCGTGCCGGTGACGACGTTGACCACGCCGTCGGGGACGCCCGCCTCCGTCAGCAGGCGGGCCATGTACAGGGAGCTGAGGGGAGTCTCCTCGGCCGGCTTGTGGACGACGGTGTTGCCGGCCGCGAGGGCCGGAGCCAGCTTGGTACCCGAAAGTATCAGCGGGAAGTTGAAGGGTGTGATGGCCGCGATGACGCCGAGCGGCTCGCGTCTGGTGTAGGCGAAGACGTTGAGCGGGGTGTCGCGGGTGGCACCGTCCTGGCTCTGAGCGAGGCAGGCGTAGTACTCGTAGTCGTTGGCCGCGTTCGTCACGTCGACCGCGGTGCACAGGGAGATCGGCTTGCCCACGTCGAGGCTCTCCAGGGCCGCGATCTCCTCGGCGTTCGCACGGATCAGCTCCGCGACCCGGTGCAGCACGCGCCCACGCTCGCGCCCGCTCATCCGGGGCCACGGCCCGGAATCGAAGGCGTCCCTGGCCGCGCGCACGGCGGCGTCGACGTCACCGGCGCCGGCCTGCGCGACGGTGGTGATCGCCCGACCGCTGGACGGGTCGATGACGTCCATGCGGGCGCCGTCGGCGGCTTCGCGCCACTGGCCGCCGATGAACAGCTGTCCCGGACCGGTGTCGAAGGTGGTGGCCATGACCGACTCCCCAGCATCGTTCGCCAAGCTTTCAACAAACAGGATTCCTGTTGGTCTCGAAGTCTGGTTAAGGACAGGTTTCCTGTCAATGGTCTAGGGTGCACGCATGGTCGGTACACGGACACGCCCGTCGTTGCTCTACATGGTCAAGCAGGTCGAACTCGTCGTGCGCTCGCACCTGGACGAGCTGGTCAGGCCCGCGGGGATCACGGCTCTGCAGTACACCGCCCTCACCGTGCTGGAGCGGCATGACGGACTGTCGGCGGCCCAGCTCGCCCGGGACTCGTTCGTCACGGCACAGTCCATGGCCGATCTCGTACGGTCGCTGGAGGCCCGGGGGCTCGTGCGGCGCGAGCGCAACCCTCGCAACCGCCGGGAACTGCTGATCCTGCTGACCGACACCGGGCGCGAACTGCTCGACCGGTTCGCGGGTCCGGTGCGGGACCTGGAGGAACGGATGATCCACGACCTCACACCGCACCAGGCCGACCAGTTCCGTCAGGCGTTGTCGAAGGCGTGGCACGCCCTGTCGTAGGTCTGGCCTAGCTTCCCTCGCCGGGGGGCTCACACAGGTTCGGGTTGCGGTTCCGCCCGCGGCACGGGCACAGCAACCGGCTCCCACAGTTTTGTGGTCCGCGCGTAGCCGTGGGCCACCGAGGCCATCGCCAGAAGGAGAAGCGGTCCGAACACCCACGGATGTCGGGCCATCTCCACCGGCAGATACCGGTACGACACCAAGAGCACGGCGAAGACCGTCGTGCCATGAGCGACCAGCTGGATTCCCGACCGGTCCCAGCCGCGTTCGTGCGAGCGCAGAGCCGCCTCGATCGTGAGCGCGAACACCGCGCCGGCGATGAGATCCATGCCGTAGTGGTAGCCGAATCCCAGCGTTGCGCCGAGCGTGGCGACCAGCCAGAACGCGCCTGCGTATCGCAGAATCCTTGGGCCCCTGCGGGAGTGCAGGAATATCGCGGTGGCCCACGCCGTGTGCAGGCTGGGCATGCAGTTGCGCGGGGTGATCTCGTCGAACGGAATCCGGTACGGGGCGCCGATCGGCGGCGGCGTGTCGGGCCATGCATGGGCCACCGCCCAGTGCCCGCCCTCGGCACCGTACGCGAAGACCGGTCCGACCACCGGGAAGATCATGTAGACGGCAGGTCCGAGCAGGCCGATGACCAGAAAAGTGCGCACCAGATGGTGGCTCGGAAACCGGCGCTCGACCGCCACGTTGCGCAGCTGGTACGCCGCGACGACGACTGCGGCCACCGCGAGCTGAATGTAGACGAAGTCGAGAACGAGGCCGCCGATGGGATCGGTCGCCCTGACCATCCGGCCTGCCAGCCACGACGGGTTGCCCAGCGCGCGATCGGCGGTCGCCACGTACTGATCGAACACCGCCGTGCGGGTCTTCGACGTGATCAGCAGCCAGGCGTCGCCCGCCTTGCGGCCGGTCACGAGCAGCAGGCCCAGTCCGACGCCCTTCAGCAGCAGAACACGTTCCCGCCCTCTTCGGCGCGTGACTGCGATGACGGCGTAGCCCAGGACCACCCACAACGCGCCGTTGCCGAAGGGGTGGCCCTCGGTGATCTTCACCCCGAGCGCCCAGCGCCCCAGCAAAAAGGCGACGTCAATGCCGATCGCCGTGGCGGCCGCGACAAGCCGTTGCCGCCAGGTGAGCACCACCATCATCAACGCCATGCTGGCGTACAGCAGAAAACCCGACTTGGGCGGGCATATCACCTCTCGCGCCTGGTTGGTGATCGGCCCCGGGAGGCCGTAGCGACGGGCTGCGAACTCCAGCGTGACGAGGAACCCGAGGGCCACCACAGCCACCGCGCCCCACAGCACCCCCCGGGGTTGCCGCCACGCGGCGAAGTCAATTCTGCACTTTATTCGCGAAAAAACCCGCGACGCGATAGGTATCAATTGTTCGGCCGATTTATGAGTTGTTAATCAAATTGGTCACCCTTCGGCCGGACAGCATGGTTTTCCGGTGACGGGCAAGCCATGAGGGATCTCCTCTTGAGTTGGATCATGTTACCCGAGCGGCGCAAGTGGCATCGCCGCCCGGATCGATTCGCGCGGGACGGCCATCCAGTCACCCTAGGTAGTCGATCCGTCTCTCCAGTACGACAACCCGGAACCGCGGTTTTCCGGGTGGCGTAGCGCGTGTCACTTCGGGGCACTCGGATGCTAAGAGCGATTCATCACCAGGAGGCTGTCATGATCGCCCTGGGTGTCATACTCCTCATCGTCGGTTTCGTCACCGGGATTTCCATCCTGTGGACCATCGGCATCATCCTCTTGGTCGTAGGCGCGGTGCTGTGGATCCTGGGTTCCATGGGGCACGCGGTCGCCGGCCGACGCCACTACTGGTAGTCATTCAGCCCTCTTCCCGGCCGCCCAACCCAGCGGGCGAAGGATCCCTCGGCATTGAGGTCGCCCGGGGCATGGTGCCTCCCGAGCTTCGGCCCGGGAGGCACCCGTACGCCGTGG is a window from the Streptomyces puniciscabiei genome containing:
- a CDS encoding aldehyde dehydrogenase family protein, encoding MATTFDTGPGQLFIGGQWREAADGARMDVIDPSSGRAITTVAQAGAGDVDAAVRAARDAFDSGPWPRMSGRERGRVLHRVAELIRANAEEIAALESLDVGKPISLCTAVDVTNAANDYEYYACLAQSQDGATRDTPLNVFAYTRREPLGVIAAITPFNFPLILSGTKLAPALAAGNTVVHKPAEETPLSSLYMARLLTEAGVPDGVVNVVTGTGPVAGEALLRNPGIDKVAFTGSTAVGRHVASVAGDGLKTVVTELGGNAAHIVFDDADLEKSVGAIIKAFVFNTGQFCMAGPRLLVERPVHDTLVGILAEAVARVPVGDPRDPGTVVGPMAAHKHLKKVEEYVELARKEGARVVVGGERLDLGGGYYYRPTVISGLSNDSRVVQEEIFGPVLTVQPFATEDEAVTLANSTPYGLASGIQTTSLVRAHRVAERLQAGIVWINDWAMLDPAVPFGGVKDSGFGREYGPEALAAYSKVKSVVVSLD
- a CDS encoding MarR family winged helix-turn-helix transcriptional regulator → MVGTRTRPSLLYMVKQVELVVRSHLDELVRPAGITALQYTALTVLERHDGLSAAQLARDSFVTAQSMADLVRSLEARGLVRRERNPRNRRELLILLTDTGRELLDRFAGPVRDLEERMIHDLTPHQADQFRQALSKAWHALS
- a CDS encoding phosphatase PAP2 family protein — translated: MVALGFLVTLEFAARRYGLPGPITNQAREVICPPKSGFLLYASMALMMVVLTWRQRLVAAATAIGIDVAFLLGRWALGVKITEGHPFGNGALWVVLGYAVIAVTRRRGRERVLLLKGVGLGLLLVTGRKAGDAWLLITSKTRTAVFDQYVATADRALGNPSWLAGRMVRATDPIGGLVLDFVYIQLAVAAVVVAAYQLRNVAVERRFPSHHLVRTFLVIGLLGPAVYMIFPVVGPVFAYGAEGGHWAVAHAWPDTPPPIGAPYRIPFDEITPRNCMPSLHTAWATAIFLHSRRGPRILRYAGAFWLVATLGATLGFGYHYGMDLIAGAVFALTIEAALRSHERGWDRSGIQLVAHGTTVFAVLLVSYRYLPVEMARHPWVFGPLLLLAMASVAHGYARTTKLWEPVAVPVPRAEPQPEPV
- a CDS encoding DUF6131 family protein, which translates into the protein MIALGVILLIVGFVTGISILWTIGIILLVVGAVLWILGSMGHAVAGRRHYW